A region of Pyxidicoccus parkwaysis DNA encodes the following proteins:
- a CDS encoding FdhF/YdeP family oxidoreductase: MADGHRNEQESRATAGAALAPIRPSAQPPEEPRPPHVGPVSEVAGGVPAVVSTMKHAWGEMGPVRGTRLLLKVNQQHGFDCPGCAWPDPGHRSVAEFCENGAKAVAEEGTTARVTPDFFAQWSVAELSQQTDHWLGKQGRLTHPMVLREGATHYVPISWDEAFALVAEELNALGTPDAACFYTSGRTSNEAAFLYQLFVRQFGTNNLPDCSNMCHESSGTALSETIGIGKGTVTLEDFDKADAIFVIGQNPGTNHPRMLTSLQAAARRGCEIVSINPLPETGLNRFKHPQEVLHLFGSGTALNTLFLQVRINGDVALLQGLAKALLEVEDAKPGSVVARAFIEEKTLGFDAWAAGIRAVNWADVVEGSGVPREQIVAAAEILARSERTIYCWAMGLTQHKNAVANIQEIVNLALLRGSVGRPGAGLCPVRGHSNVQGDRTMGIWERPKDAFLDALSREFGFEPPRHHGMDTVDTIRAMHDGRVQVFFALGGNFLSATPDTEFTAEALRRTRLTVQVSTKLNRAHLVHGRRALILPCLGRTERDVQTGGAQFVTVENSMGMVSASRGAVAPASEHLLSEPAIVARLAEAVLGGRSSVKWSWLVEDYDRVRELITRTIPGFEDFNQRVREPGGFALPNGPREGRFTTASGKAHFTVHELPKLELAPGQLLMMTIRTHDQFNTTVYGLDDRYRGIRNGRRVVLLHPGDMKELGLKEGQVVDLTSHFQGETRVALKFRVVPYNIPRRCAATYFPEANVLVPVDSFAEKSRTPTSKSVVITLSPSPDVGPAS, encoded by the coding sequence ATGGCCGACGGACATCGGAACGAGCAGGAATCGCGAGCGACAGCGGGAGCGGCCCTGGCCCCCATTCGCCCGAGCGCCCAGCCGCCCGAGGAGCCACGTCCTCCCCATGTGGGCCCCGTGTCCGAGGTGGCCGGTGGCGTCCCCGCCGTGGTCTCCACGATGAAGCACGCATGGGGCGAGATGGGCCCGGTGCGTGGCACGCGCCTGCTGCTCAAGGTGAACCAGCAGCACGGCTTCGACTGTCCGGGCTGCGCGTGGCCGGACCCCGGGCACCGCTCGGTGGCGGAGTTCTGCGAGAACGGCGCGAAGGCGGTGGCGGAGGAGGGGACGACGGCGCGCGTGACGCCGGACTTCTTCGCGCAGTGGAGCGTGGCGGAGTTGTCACAGCAGACGGACCACTGGCTGGGCAAGCAGGGCCGTCTCACGCACCCGATGGTGCTGCGCGAAGGCGCCACGCACTATGTGCCCATCTCATGGGACGAGGCCTTCGCGCTGGTGGCGGAGGAACTGAATGCGCTCGGGACTCCGGACGCGGCATGTTTCTACACGTCGGGGCGCACGAGCAACGAGGCCGCGTTCCTGTACCAGCTCTTCGTGCGGCAGTTCGGCACCAACAACCTGCCGGACTGCTCGAACATGTGCCACGAGTCCAGCGGCACGGCGCTCTCGGAGACCATCGGCATTGGCAAGGGCACCGTCACGCTGGAGGACTTCGACAAGGCCGACGCCATCTTCGTCATCGGCCAGAATCCGGGCACCAATCACCCGCGCATGCTGACGTCGCTCCAGGCCGCCGCGCGCCGGGGCTGCGAGATTGTCTCCATCAACCCGCTGCCGGAGACGGGGCTCAACCGCTTCAAGCATCCGCAGGAAGTGCTGCACCTCTTCGGCTCCGGCACGGCGCTGAACACGCTGTTCCTCCAGGTGCGCATCAACGGCGACGTGGCCCTGTTGCAGGGGCTGGCCAAGGCGCTGCTGGAGGTGGAGGACGCGAAGCCGGGCTCGGTGGTGGCGCGCGCGTTCATCGAGGAGAAGACGCTCGGGTTCGACGCGTGGGCGGCGGGGATTCGCGCGGTGAATTGGGCGGATGTGGTGGAGGGGAGCGGGGTGCCTCGCGAGCAGATTGTCGCGGCGGCGGAGATTCTCGCGCGCTCCGAGCGCACCATCTACTGCTGGGCCATGGGGCTCACGCAGCACAAGAACGCGGTGGCGAACATCCAGGAGATCGTCAACCTGGCGCTGCTGCGCGGGAGCGTGGGCAGGCCCGGCGCGGGGCTGTGCCCGGTGCGCGGCCACAGCAACGTGCAGGGCGACCGGACCATGGGCATCTGGGAGCGGCCGAAGGACGCGTTCCTGGACGCGCTGTCACGGGAGTTCGGCTTCGAGCCTCCGCGCCACCACGGCATGGACACCGTGGACACGATTCGCGCCATGCATGACGGGCGCGTGCAGGTGTTCTTCGCGCTGGGGGGCAACTTCCTCTCGGCGACGCCGGACACGGAGTTCACCGCCGAGGCGCTGCGCCGCACGCGGCTCACCGTGCAGGTGTCCACGAAGCTCAACCGCGCGCACCTGGTGCATGGGCGGCGGGCGCTCATCCTGCCGTGCCTCGGCCGTACCGAGCGCGATGTGCAGACGGGCGGTGCGCAGTTCGTCACGGTGGAGAACTCGATGGGCATGGTGTCCGCGTCGCGTGGCGCGGTGGCGCCGGCTTCGGAGCACCTGCTCAGCGAGCCCGCCATCGTCGCGAGGCTGGCGGAGGCGGTGCTCGGTGGGCGCTCGTCGGTGAAGTGGTCTTGGCTGGTGGAGGACTACGACCGCGTCCGTGAGCTCATCACCCGCACCATCCCCGGCTTCGAGGACTTCAATCAGCGCGTGCGCGAGCCCGGGGGCTTCGCGCTGCCCAACGGGCCACGTGAGGGACGGTTCACCACGGCGAGCGGCAAGGCGCACTTCACGGTGCACGAATTGCCGAAGCTGGAATTGGCGCCAGGGCAGTTGTTGATGATGACCATTCGCACCCATGACCAGTTCAACACCACGGTGTATGGGCTGGATGACCGCTACCGGGGCATCCGCAATGGGCGGCGCGTGGTGCTGCTGCATCCGGGGGACATGAAGGAATTGGGGCTGAAGGAAGGGCAGGTCGTGGACCTGACCAGCCACTTCCAGGGCGAGACGCGCGTGGCTCTGAAGTTCCGCGTGGTGCCGTACAACATTCCGCGGCGCTGCGCGGCCACGTACTTCCCGGAGGCCAATGTGCTCGTGCCCGTGGACAGCTTCGCGGAGAAGAGCCGCACGCCCACGTCGAAGTCCGTGGTCATCACCCTGTCCCCGTCGCCGGACGTGGGGCCTGCATCATGA
- the hutU gene encoding urocanate hydratase has product MSRVIRAPHGSTLSCKGWVQEAALRMLMNNLDPDVAERPEDLVVYGGTGKAARDWPSFDRIVSSLQSLGDEETLLVQSGKPVGIFRTHPDAPRVLIANSNLVGRWANWEHFHELEKKGLMMYGQMTAGSWIYIGTQGILQGTYETFAAAGRFHFGSEDLAGRLILSGGLGGMGGAQPLAATMNNAVFLGVEIDRTRAQRRVETRYLDVIAKDLDEALAMVKDAQQKRVGRSIAVIGNAASIFRELYRRGIKPDLVTDQTSAHDPLNGYIPTDLSLEAAAELRKRDPEGYVRRARESMMMHVEAMNDFQRAGSHVFDYGNNLRGQAQLGGMENAFEFPGFVPAYIRPLFCEGMGPFRWVALSGDPEDIRRTDKVVKELFPQKASLQRWLNMAGDRIAFQGLPARICWLGYGERAKAGLAFNEMVRKGEVKAPIVIGRDHLDCGSVASPNRETEAMKDGTDAVADWPILNALVNAVNGASWVSFHHGGGVGMGYSLHAGQVIVADGTPEAARRIERVLTSDPGMGVLRHADAGYPEAVEVAKQRGVKIPGITV; this is encoded by the coding sequence ATGTCCCGCGTCATCCGTGCCCCCCATGGTTCCACCCTCTCGTGCAAGGGCTGGGTCCAGGAGGCCGCGCTCCGGATGTTGATGAACAATCTCGACCCGGACGTCGCCGAGCGCCCCGAGGACCTCGTCGTCTACGGCGGCACCGGCAAGGCCGCTCGCGACTGGCCCTCCTTCGACCGCATCGTCTCCAGCCTCCAGAGCCTCGGTGACGAGGAGACGCTGCTCGTCCAGTCCGGCAAGCCCGTGGGCATCTTCCGGACGCACCCGGATGCCCCGCGCGTGCTCATCGCCAACTCCAACCTCGTGGGCCGCTGGGCCAACTGGGAGCACTTCCACGAGCTGGAGAAGAAGGGCCTGATGATGTACGGCCAGATGACCGCGGGCTCGTGGATCTACATCGGCACGCAGGGAATCTTGCAGGGCACCTACGAGACGTTCGCCGCCGCCGGCCGCTTCCACTTCGGCAGCGAGGACCTCGCCGGCCGCCTCATCCTCTCCGGTGGCCTGGGCGGCATGGGCGGCGCGCAGCCCCTGGCCGCCACCATGAACAACGCCGTGTTCCTCGGCGTGGAAATCGACCGCACCCGCGCCCAGCGCCGCGTGGAGACGCGCTACCTGGACGTCATCGCGAAGGACCTCGACGAGGCGCTCGCGATGGTGAAGGACGCACAGCAGAAGCGCGTGGGCCGCTCCATCGCCGTCATCGGCAACGCGGCGTCCATCTTCCGCGAGCTGTACCGCCGCGGAATCAAACCGGACCTCGTCACGGACCAGACGAGCGCGCATGACCCGCTCAACGGCTACATCCCCACGGACCTCTCGCTGGAGGCCGCCGCCGAGCTGCGCAAGCGAGACCCGGAGGGCTACGTCCGCCGCGCGCGCGAGTCGATGATGATGCACGTGGAGGCGATGAACGACTTCCAGCGCGCCGGCAGCCACGTGTTCGACTACGGCAACAACCTGCGCGGCCAGGCGCAGCTCGGCGGCATGGAGAACGCCTTCGAGTTCCCCGGCTTCGTGCCCGCGTACATCCGCCCGCTCTTCTGCGAGGGCATGGGCCCGTTCCGCTGGGTGGCCCTCTCCGGAGACCCGGAGGACATCCGCCGCACGGACAAGGTGGTGAAGGAGCTCTTCCCGCAGAAGGCCTCGCTGCAGCGCTGGCTGAACATGGCGGGAGACCGCATCGCGTTCCAGGGCCTGCCGGCGCGCATCTGCTGGCTCGGCTATGGCGAGCGCGCGAAGGCGGGCCTCGCCTTCAACGAGATGGTGCGCAAGGGCGAGGTGAAGGCCCCCATCGTCATCGGACGAGACCACCTGGACTGCGGCTCGGTGGCGTCGCCCAACCGCGAGACGGAGGCCATGAAGGACGGCACCGACGCGGTGGCGGACTGGCCCATCCTCAACGCGCTGGTGAACGCGGTGAATGGCGCCTCGTGGGTGTCCTTCCACCACGGCGGCGGCGTGGGCATGGGCTACTCGCTGCACGCGGGCCAGGTCATCGTCGCGGACGGCACGCCGGAGGCCGCGCGTCGGATTGAACGCGTGCTCACCAGCGACCCCGGCATGGGCGTGCTGCGCCACGCGGACGCGGGCTACCCCGAGGCCGTCGAGGTGGCGAAGCAGCGCGGCGTGAAGATTCCCGGCATCACCGTCTGA
- a CDS encoding BON domain-containing protein, with amino-acid sequence MNGRRDDDRGRRYGERELRKGQAEEFQAGRRGEYDRQRDWDEHGYERGPERFGQGDRDVRGADENLRRGYGRDVPDYGRDTGRADWDEDRDYEHPSRDFDRDRDFRTLRGDTDRRDYEMDRDFGRAARDLDRAREYGRDFDRDREMDRRARELDPERIARRPGFSPSGNYRAFQEELREERERPRRYGDRTRPTSLDVDTDRWGSGQYGLGAGADYRTGGGRDYARYGGDVGRGGRDRGRYGYGTRGPSTDERRDIRRPVGRDFIYSERGMRDDTELVAEEDTRYGGTQPAGHGPGLENMAPPAVGYGTSPSRRDDHELGHGGYVGGTYRSATPTRSVSPGRGPRTYQRGDDRVRADICDRLMQGWMDADDVDVKVKDGLVTLSGTVRSRDEKRAIEDLTEEVLGVKEVTNNIRINRAEGALHRQASQEPVQQPGADTGDRGLHS; translated from the coding sequence ATGAACGGCAGGCGTGACGACGACCGGGGGCGGCGATACGGCGAGCGGGAGCTTCGCAAGGGGCAGGCGGAGGAGTTCCAGGCGGGCCGGCGCGGGGAATATGACCGCCAGCGGGACTGGGACGAGCATGGCTACGAGCGCGGCCCCGAGCGGTTCGGCCAAGGCGACCGTGATGTGCGCGGCGCGGATGAGAACCTGCGCAGGGGTTACGGCCGAGACGTCCCCGACTACGGAAGGGACACCGGGCGCGCGGACTGGGACGAGGACCGCGACTACGAGCACCCCTCGCGAGACTTCGACAGGGACCGTGACTTCCGCACGCTGCGGGGCGACACGGACCGGCGCGACTATGAGATGGACCGGGACTTCGGCCGCGCGGCTCGCGACCTGGACCGTGCGCGCGAGTATGGCCGCGACTTCGACCGCGACCGCGAAATGGACCGCCGCGCACGGGAGCTCGACCCCGAGCGCATCGCCCGCCGTCCCGGCTTCAGCCCGAGCGGCAACTACCGCGCGTTCCAGGAGGAGCTGCGCGAGGAGCGTGAGCGTCCCCGCCGCTATGGCGACCGCACCCGGCCCACGAGCCTGGACGTCGACACGGACCGCTGGGGCTCCGGCCAATACGGCCTGGGCGCGGGCGCGGACTACCGGACAGGCGGAGGCCGCGACTACGCGCGCTACGGCGGCGACGTGGGCCGCGGCGGCAGGGACCGGGGGCGTTACGGCTACGGCACCCGCGGCCCCAGCACGGACGAGCGCCGGGACATACGGCGCCCCGTCGGCCGTGACTTCATCTACAGCGAGCGCGGCATGAGGGACGACACCGAGCTCGTCGCCGAGGAGGACACGCGCTACGGCGGCACCCAGCCCGCGGGCCATGGCCCGGGCCTGGAGAACATGGCACCCCCCGCGGTCGGCTACGGCACCAGCCCGTCGCGCCGCGATGACCACGAGCTGGGCCACGGCGGCTACGTGGGCGGCACGTACCGCTCCGCCACGCCGACGCGGTCCGTGTCGCCAGGACGCGGCCCGAGGACCTACCAGCGCGGCGACGACCGCGTCCGCGCGGACATCTGCGACCGGCTGATGCAGGGGTGGATGGACGCCGACGACGTGGACGTGAAGGTGAAGGACGGTCTGGTGACGTTGTCCGGCACGGTGCGCAGCCGCGACGAGAAGCGCGCCATCGAGGACCTCACGGAGGAAGTCCTCGGCGTGAAGGAAGTGACGAACAACATCCGCATCAACCGGGCCGAGGGCGCCCTGCACCGTCAGGCCTCGCAGGAGCCAGTGCAGCAACCCGGCGCGGACACGGGCGACCGCGGCCTGCACTCGTGA
- a CDS encoding class II glutamine amidotransferase: MCRLFGFRSSTPSAVHPALVTEKNSLLIQSREHKDGWGIAAYGPEPVPLVAHGVGPAHSDPDFERVSSRVSSHTVVAHIRLASVGAVELRNSHPFHHGRWSFGHNGTLREFAKHRAAVEALISPSLRGNIKGTTDSERCFYLFLTRLAARHSLEHSVPVESVARAVAETMSLVSAMTDDPAVQGGRSAMNFLVTNGEVMVASRRNRTLFVSTGASCGGGTAGLPPVGTQVPQFIVASESLCGGPYWAQVEEEDVVAVDARLFFHRWRVNELAGTDLFPPVNPGAPANAA, from the coding sequence ATGTGCAGACTCTTTGGATTTCGCTCATCGACGCCCTCCGCGGTCCACCCTGCTCTGGTGACGGAGAAGAACTCGCTCCTCATCCAGTCGCGCGAGCACAAGGATGGCTGGGGAATCGCCGCCTACGGCCCTGAGCCGGTGCCGCTCGTGGCCCACGGTGTGGGGCCCGCACACAGCGACCCTGACTTCGAGCGCGTCAGCAGCCGTGTGTCCTCGCACACGGTGGTGGCGCACATCCGCCTCGCTTCAGTGGGCGCGGTGGAGTTGCGCAACTCGCACCCCTTCCACCATGGCCGCTGGTCCTTCGGGCACAACGGGACGCTGCGCGAGTTCGCGAAGCACCGTGCGGCCGTGGAAGCGCTCATCAGCCCGAGCCTGCGTGGAAACATCAAGGGCACCACGGACAGCGAGCGCTGCTTCTACCTCTTCCTCACCCGCCTGGCGGCCCGGCACTCGCTCGAGCACTCGGTGCCGGTGGAGAGCGTGGCCCGCGCGGTGGCAGAGACGATGTCGCTGGTCTCCGCGATGACGGATGACCCTGCCGTGCAGGGTGGGCGCTCGGCGATGAACTTCCTCGTCACCAATGGCGAGGTGATGGTGGCGTCGCGCCGCAACCGCACGCTCTTCGTCTCCACGGGCGCGTCGTGCGGTGGTGGGACGGCGGGGCTGCCGCCGGTGGGCACGCAGGTGCCGCAGTTCATCGTCGCCAGTGAGTCGCTGTGCGGCGGGCCGTATTGGGCGCAGGTGGAGGAGGAGGACGTCGTCGCCGTGGACGCGCGGCTGTTCTTCCACCGCTGGCGCGTGAATGAGCTGGCCGGGACGGACTTGTTCCCGCCGGTGAACCCGGGCGCTCCGGCCAACGCGGCGTGA
- the hutI gene encoding imidazolonepropionase yields MAALELLVRNTSEVLTVEGTHREKAEVALTPRPHACVGLRAGRVAYVGPEAELPEGAVDDGTEVIDARGGFVGPGFVDPHTHLVFAGERSAEFDLRNQGATYLEIAKAGGGIVSTVRATRAASEDELVKLALPRLQRLMAHGVTVAEVKSGYGLDVENELKMLRVVRRLAGLTPVELVPTLLCAHAVPEEYRGRREDYVRLCIEEILPAVAAEGLARFCDVFVEDSAFTVDEGRRILTAARALGMVPRLHADQLTACGASELAAELRAATADHLEQVTDSGLRALAEANVTAVLVPTSTLFLRMRPYAPGRRLRDAGINVALGSNVNPGSAMSENVALVLGLACLENGLSAAEAYWAATRGAAQSLELQSHGRLAVGDPGDLVVFNCASYRHLPYHLGVGHARVVVKTGRVVVRQEMNSCA; encoded by the coding sequence ATGGCTGCATTGGAGTTGCTGGTCCGCAATACGTCTGAAGTCCTCACGGTGGAGGGCACGCACCGCGAGAAGGCGGAAGTCGCGCTGACGCCACGTCCCCACGCCTGCGTGGGTCTTCGCGCGGGCCGCGTCGCGTACGTGGGCCCGGAGGCGGAGCTGCCCGAGGGCGCGGTGGATGACGGCACCGAAGTCATCGACGCGCGCGGCGGCTTCGTGGGCCCCGGCTTCGTGGACCCGCACACGCACCTCGTCTTCGCCGGCGAGCGCTCCGCCGAGTTCGACCTGCGCAACCAGGGCGCCACGTACCTCGAAATCGCCAAGGCGGGCGGTGGCATCGTCAGCACGGTGCGCGCCACGCGCGCCGCCAGCGAGGACGAGTTGGTGAAGCTCGCCCTGCCCCGCCTCCAACGGCTGATGGCGCACGGTGTGACGGTGGCGGAGGTGAAGAGCGGCTACGGGCTCGACGTGGAGAACGAGCTGAAGATGCTGCGCGTGGTGCGCCGGCTCGCGGGGCTGACGCCGGTGGAGCTGGTGCCCACGCTCTTGTGCGCGCACGCGGTTCCGGAGGAGTACCGCGGCCGGCGCGAGGACTACGTCCGGCTCTGCATCGAGGAAATCCTCCCCGCCGTGGCGGCCGAGGGCCTGGCGCGCTTCTGCGACGTCTTCGTGGAGGACAGCGCCTTCACCGTGGACGAGGGCCGCCGCATCCTCACCGCCGCCCGAGCGCTGGGCATGGTGCCGCGCCTGCACGCGGACCAGCTCACCGCGTGCGGCGCGTCCGAGCTCGCCGCGGAGCTGCGCGCCGCGACAGCCGACCACCTGGAGCAGGTGACGGACTCCGGCCTGCGTGCGCTCGCCGAGGCCAACGTCACCGCCGTACTCGTGCCCACCTCCACGCTGTTCCTGCGCATGCGTCCCTATGCCCCCGGGCGCAGGTTGCGCGACGCAGGTATCAACGTTGCTTTGGGCTCAAACGTGAATCCTGGCTCAGCCATGAGTGAAAACGTGGCTTTGGTGCTGGGATTGGCCTGTCTGGAAAACGGGCTGAGCGCCGCGGAGGCGTACTGGGCGGCCACTCGAGGGGCCGCGCAATCCTTGGAGCTTCAATCACATGGACGGCTGGCCGTTGGAGACCCGGGCGACCTGGTGGTCTTCAATTGTGCCTCGTACCGGCATCTGCCCTACCATCTAGGGGTAGGGCACGCGCGCGTGGTGGTGAAGACCGGGCGTGTCGTCGTCCGGCAGGAGATGAATTCCTGCGCGTGA